One genomic segment of Amycolatopsis granulosa includes these proteins:
- the ribH gene encoding 6,7-dimethyl-8-ribityllumazine synthase, with the protein MSGEGRPDVELDLSECENLRLGIVATRWHAKITGALLENALKTAREAKLNEEPTVVRVAGAIELPVVAQALARTHDAVVALGVVIRGGTPHFEYVCDAVTAGLTRVALDEGTPIGNGVLTCDTEQQALDRAGLPGSAEDKGREATQAALDAAHVLRSLRQPWTDRKFV; encoded by the coding sequence ATGAGCGGTGAGGGACGTCCGGACGTCGAGCTCGACCTGAGCGAGTGCGAGAACCTGCGGCTGGGGATCGTGGCGACCCGGTGGCACGCGAAGATCACCGGCGCGCTGCTGGAGAACGCGCTGAAGACGGCGCGCGAGGCGAAGCTGAACGAGGAACCGACGGTGGTGCGTGTCGCCGGTGCGATCGAGCTGCCGGTGGTGGCGCAGGCGCTGGCCCGCACGCATGACGCGGTGGTCGCGCTCGGCGTGGTGATCCGCGGCGGCACGCCGCACTTCGAGTACGTGTGCGACGCGGTGACGGCCGGGCTGACCCGGGTCGCGCTGGACGAGGGCACGCCGATCGGCAACGGCGTGCTGACCTGCGACACCGAGCAGCAGGCGCTGGACCGCGCCGGGCTGCCCGGATCGGCGGAGGACAAGGGCCGCGAGGCGACGCAGGCGGCGCTGGACGCGGCGCACGTGCTGCGGTCGCTGCGGCAGCCGTGGACGGACCGGAAGTTCGTGTGA
- a CDS encoding PH domain-containing protein, translating into MSVAVANQTGPVVFRPHRATWMSSILAVVLVAAFVVVAILLRSSSTGVIFERSDQVAMVFIGLLLGGATMLFATPRVRADAEGVSVRNVLVGRRFTWLEVLSVSFPDGASFARLELPEDEYYAMLAIQAVDRDRAVDAVRTLRRLHQAAWADRD; encoded by the coding sequence GTGAGCGTGGCCGTGGCGAACCAGACCGGGCCGGTGGTGTTCCGGCCGCATCGCGCGACGTGGATGTCGTCGATCCTGGCGGTCGTGCTCGTCGCGGCCTTCGTGGTGGTGGCGATCCTGCTGCGCAGCTCCAGCACCGGCGTCATCTTCGAGCGCTCCGACCAGGTCGCCATGGTGTTCATCGGCCTGCTCCTGGGCGGGGCGACGATGCTGTTCGCCACCCCGCGGGTGCGGGCGGACGCCGAGGGGGTCTCGGTGCGCAACGTCCTGGTGGGGCGGCGGTTCACCTGGCTGGAGGTCCTGTCGGTCAGCTTCCCGGACGGCGCGTCGTTCGCCCGCCTGGAGCTGCCCGAGGACGAGTACTACGCGATGCTCGCCATCCAGGCGGTGGACCGGGACCGCGCCGTCGACGCGGTGCGCACCCTGCGGCGGCTGCACCAGGCCGCG
- the rpe gene encoding ribulose-phosphate 3-epimerase, translated as MAHRPLIAPSILSADFARLGEEIRAVAGGGDTRADWVHVDVMDNHFVPNLTLGLPVVQSLLKTADIPLDCHLMIEDPDRWAVGYAEAGAYNVTVHVEAAADPVMLAKNLRAAGAKAGLSIKPGTPLEDHLETLKHYDTLLVMSVEPGFGGQSFIPDVLAKVRTARRLVDTGHLKLLVEIDGGINADTIEQAAEAGVDCFVAGSAVYGAGDPGKAVAALRERAANAGAAH; from the coding sequence GTGGCCCACCGACCTCTCATCGCGCCCAGCATCCTGTCCGCCGACTTCGCCCGTCTGGGCGAGGAGATCCGCGCCGTCGCCGGTGGCGGTGACACCCGGGCCGACTGGGTTCACGTCGACGTCATGGACAACCACTTCGTGCCCAACCTGACGCTGGGCCTGCCGGTCGTGCAGTCGCTGCTCAAGACCGCCGACATCCCGCTGGACTGCCACCTGATGATCGAGGACCCGGACCGCTGGGCCGTCGGGTACGCCGAGGCGGGCGCTTACAACGTCACCGTGCACGTCGAGGCCGCCGCGGACCCGGTGATGCTGGCGAAGAACCTGCGGGCCGCGGGTGCGAAGGCCGGCCTGTCGATCAAACCGGGCACACCGCTCGAGGACCACCTGGAAACCCTCAAGCACTACGACACCCTGCTGGTCATGTCGGTCGAGCCCGGCTTCGGCGGCCAGTCGTTCATCCCGGACGTGCTGGCCAAGGTCCGCACCGCCCGGCGCCTGGTGGACACCGGTCACCTGAAGCTGCTCGTCGAGATCGACGGCGGCATCAACGCCGACACCATCGAGCAGGCCGCCGAGGCCGGGGTGGACTGTTTCGTCGCCGGCTCCGCCGTCTACGGCGCCGGGGACCCGGGCAAGGCCGTCGCGGCCCTGCGCGAACGCGCGGCGAACGCCGGCGCGGCACACTGA
- a CDS encoding riboflavin synthase, whose protein sequence is MFTGIVEELGEIIAVEQVPGAARLTVRGPVVTSDAKHGDSIAVSGVCLTVVDVSGAEFTVDVVQETLQRSRLAKIAVGDRVNLERATAVGDRLGGHIMQGHVDGTGVFLSRDAVGLTRFALPEGLSRYIVEKGSIAVDGISLTVTSVTNDEFSVALIPTTLELTTLGRAEPGDLVNLEVDVLAKYVEKLATPHLPGRTEDTGAGAGSKEDA, encoded by the coding sequence GTGTTCACCGGCATCGTGGAGGAGCTCGGCGAGATCATCGCGGTCGAGCAGGTTCCGGGCGCCGCGCGGCTCACCGTGCGCGGGCCCGTGGTGACCTCGGACGCCAAGCACGGCGACTCGATCGCCGTCAGCGGGGTGTGCCTGACCGTCGTCGACGTGTCCGGCGCCGAGTTCACGGTCGACGTGGTGCAGGAGACGTTGCAGCGCTCCCGGCTCGCGAAGATCGCGGTCGGTGACCGGGTGAACCTGGAGCGCGCGACCGCGGTCGGCGACCGGCTCGGCGGGCACATCATGCAGGGTCACGTCGACGGCACCGGGGTGTTCCTGTCCCGCGACGCGGTGGGCCTCACCCGGTTCGCGCTGCCCGAAGGACTGTCCCGATACATCGTGGAGAAGGGCTCGATCGCGGTCGACGGCATCTCGCTGACCGTGACGAGTGTGACGAACGACGAGTTCTCCGTGGCGCTGATTCCGACCACACTGGAGCTGACCACCCTCGGCCGTGCCGAGCCGGGTGATCTGGTGAACCTCGAGGTCGACGTGCTCGCCAAGTACGTGGAGAAGCTCGCGACGCCCCATCTGCCCGGCCGCACGGAGGACACTGGAGCCGGGGCAGGCTCGAAGGAGGACGCGTGA
- a CDS encoding flavoprotein: protein MTVLGLVGSACGGLDTRFRAELAAPAVARGWRPAITLTPTAHRWLDAAGELDGLAALTDLPVRSVSRLPGEPRPHPDPAVFLFAPASANSIAKLALGIADNQALTVLGDVLGDPGVTIVAGYQVQDSRLRHPAWCRHLAALAEAGVRVERLEYGKPWSAVLDLLPASTG, encoded by the coding sequence GTGACGGTCCTCGGGCTGGTCGGCAGCGCGTGCGGGGGACTGGACACCAGGTTCCGCGCCGAGCTGGCCGCGCCGGCGGTGGCCCGCGGCTGGCGGCCGGCGATCACCCTGACCCCCACCGCGCACCGCTGGCTGGACGCCGCCGGTGAACTCGACGGGCTGGCGGCGCTGACCGACCTGCCGGTGCGGTCGGTGTCGCGGCTGCCCGGGGAACCGCGCCCGCACCCCGACCCGGCGGTGTTCCTGTTCGCGCCCGCCTCGGCCAACTCGATCGCCAAGCTCGCGCTCGGCATCGCGGACAACCAGGCGCTCACCGTGCTCGGTGACGTGCTCGGCGATCCGGGCGTCACGATCGTCGCCGGCTACCAGGTCCAGGACAGCCGGCTGCGGCATCCGGCGTGGTGCCGCCACCTCGCCGCCCTCGCCGAAGCCGGTGTGCGGGTGGAGCGTCTCGAGTACGGAAAGCCCTGGTCGGCCGTGCTGGACCTGCTCCCGGCGTCCACAGGATGA
- a CDS encoding bifunctional 3,4-dihydroxy-2-butanone-4-phosphate synthase/GTP cyclohydrolase II, protein MPVDAAGIEKAIADIAAGRPVVVVDDEDRENEGDLIFAAEKATPELLAFMVRYTSGYVCVALTEGDCNRLDLPPMYHTNQDQRGTAYTVTVDAAEGITTGISAADRAHTIRLLADPKSQASDFRRPGHVVPLRAKEGGVLRRPGHTEASVDLARMAGLHPAGVLCEIVSQKDEGDMARREELEIFAADHDLQIITIADLIAYRRRHEKQVERVAEARIPLAAGEFRAVGYDSLLDGIEHVAFVYGEIGDGEDILVRVHSECLTGDVFGSLRCDCGPQLEAALQIVADEGRGIVLYIRGHEGRGIGLLHKLQAYQLQDLGADTVDANLALGVPADARDYGTGAQILCDLGVRSMRLLTNNPAKRIGLEGYGLTITGRVPLPISPNPENLRYLRTKRDRMGHDLSNLEEFDQVGADLEARNGNGAAQ, encoded by the coding sequence GTGCCGGTCGATGCCGCCGGGATCGAGAAGGCGATCGCGGACATCGCCGCCGGCCGGCCGGTGGTCGTCGTCGACGACGAGGACCGCGAGAATGAGGGCGACCTGATCTTCGCCGCCGAGAAGGCGACGCCGGAACTGCTCGCGTTCATGGTGCGCTACACCTCGGGCTACGTCTGTGTGGCGCTCACCGAGGGGGACTGCAACCGGCTGGACCTCCCGCCGATGTACCACACCAACCAGGACCAGCGGGGCACCGCGTACACGGTCACGGTGGACGCGGCCGAGGGCATCACCACCGGCATCTCGGCCGCCGACCGGGCGCACACGATCCGGCTGCTGGCTGATCCGAAGTCGCAGGCGAGCGATTTCCGGCGGCCCGGGCACGTGGTGCCGCTGCGGGCCAAGGAGGGCGGCGTGCTGCGCCGCCCCGGGCACACGGAGGCGTCGGTCGACCTCGCCCGCATGGCCGGCCTGCACCCGGCCGGTGTGCTGTGCGAGATCGTCTCCCAGAAGGACGAGGGGGACATGGCGCGGCGGGAAGAGCTGGAGATCTTCGCCGCCGACCACGACCTGCAGATCATCACGATCGCCGACCTGATCGCCTACCGGCGCCGGCACGAGAAGCAGGTCGAGCGGGTCGCCGAGGCGCGCATCCCGCTCGCCGCGGGCGAGTTCCGCGCGGTCGGCTACGACAGCCTGCTCGACGGCATCGAGCACGTCGCGTTCGTCTACGGCGAGATCGGCGACGGCGAGGACATCCTGGTGCGCGTGCACTCCGAATGCCTCACCGGCGACGTGTTCGGCTCGCTGCGCTGCGACTGCGGCCCCCAGCTGGAGGCCGCGTTGCAGATCGTCGCCGACGAGGGCCGCGGCATCGTCCTCTACATCCGCGGGCACGAGGGCCGCGGTATCGGCCTGCTGCACAAGCTGCAGGCGTACCAGCTGCAGGACCTCGGCGCGGACACGGTGGACGCGAACCTGGCGCTCGGCGTGCCGGCGGACGCGCGGGACTACGGCACGGGTGCGCAGATCCTGTGCGACCTGGGCGTGCGGTCGATGCGGCTGCTGACCAACAACCCGGCCAAGCGGATCGGCCTGGAGGGCTACGGCCTGACGATCACCGGACGCGTGCCGCTGCCGATCTCGCCGAACCCGGAGAACCTGCGCTACCTGCGCACGAAGCGGGACCGGATGGGGCACGACCTGTCCAACCTGGAGGAGTTCGACCAGGTCGGCGCCGACCTGGAGGCGCGGAACGGGAACGGTGCGGCACAGTGA